One genomic region from Camelus dromedarius isolate mCamDro1 chromosome 17, mCamDro1.pat, whole genome shotgun sequence encodes:
- the SPATA12 gene encoding LOW QUALITY PROTEIN: spermatogenesis-associated protein 12 (The sequence of the model RefSeq protein was modified relative to this genomic sequence to represent the inferred CDS: inserted 2 bases in 2 codons), translating to MYSSAPTCXSTLEKSGDXWEIKAMTFSSLVVPWSPGTPGHPPTIPTKSHRARDHEDVAAELSSTQHSHSNQLAFIEGCYVSSFSTVHFNACTHTQKHTLL from the exons ATGTATAGCTCTGCCCCAACTT AATCCACCTTGGAAAAGTCAGGAG CCTGGGAAATAAAGGCAATGACTTTCTCCAGCCTTGTTGTTCCATGGTCACCAGGGACCCCAGGGCATCCACCTACCATCCCAACAAAATCTCACAGAGCCAGGGAC CATGAAGATGTTGCTGCAGAGCTCAGTAGCACACAGCACAGCCATTCAAATCAACTGGCATTTATTGAGGGCTGCTATGTCAGCTCCTTTTCCACAGTACACTTcaatgcatgcacacacacacagaaacacacactgCTATAA